In one Deltaproteobacteria bacterium genomic region, the following are encoded:
- a CDS encoding O-acetyl-ADP-ribose deacetylase, with translation MDVTINNTILSIIRDDITNESVDAIVNAANSRLAGGGGVDGAIHRAGGPKIMEECKKIGGCPTGSAVLTTGGNLKAKYVIHAVGPMYKDGNHSECKLLASAYKKSLEIAKETGLNSIAFPSISTGVYGYPIEDASEIALKTIIDFIRANRGLKIVRCVLFSDKDLEIYKEKLEGLKRCIS, from the coding sequence ATGGATGTAACAATAAACAATACAATCCTTTCCATTATCAGAGACGATATAACAAATGAATCTGTAGATGCAATAGTAAATGCAGCAAATTCAAGGCTTGCTGGCGGAGGCGGTGTTGACGGTGCAATCCATAGGGCAGGTGGTCCAAAGATTATGGAGGAATGCAAGAAGATTGGAGGTTGTCCAACAGGGAGTGCTGTTCTGACTACAGGCGGAAATCTGAAGGCAAAATATGTAATACATGCTGTTGGACCAATGTATAAAGATGGTAATCATAGTGAGTGTAAACTCCTCGCTAGTGCATATAAAAAATCTCTTGAAATTGCTAAAGAAACGGGGTTAAATAGCATTGCATTTCCATCAATATCTACCGGCGTTTACGGTTATCCGATAGAAGATGCATCAGAGATTGCATTAAAGACCATCATAGATTTTATAAGGGCAAATAGGGGATTAAAGATAGTGAGATGTGTCCTCTTTTCAGACAAGGATTTGGAAATATATAAAGAAAAACTTGAAGGTTTAAAAAGATGTATAAGCTAA
- a CDS encoding DUF4149 domain-containing protein, producing the protein MLTISLLIHILSSMLWIGGMIFFVIVIAPFLKTINDPGERSNIYQMVGKRFRFWGWIAIISLLVTGYSNIFLMGISLETLLSKEFYSSAFGRTLIIKLSLVTYIVISSLFHDFVFGPKARHNALAGTIARYIGRTNLVVAIFIVFSAVALRLGGF; encoded by the coding sequence ATGCTGACCATATCTCTTTTAATACATATATTATCTTCCATGCTCTGGATTGGCGGCATGATATTTTTTGTAATTGTTATTGCACCATTTTTAAAGACAATCAATGACCCTGGTGAAAGATCTAATATATATCAGATGGTTGGCAAAAGATTCAGATTCTGGGGCTGGATTGCCATTATATCTCTTTTGGTTACAGGGTATTCAAATATCTTTTTAATGGGCATTTCTTTAGAAACTCTCTTAAGTAAAGAATTTTATAGCAGTGCATTCGGCAGAACACTAATAATTAAACTCTCGCTTGTTACATACATTGTTATTTCCAGTCTTTTCCATGATTTTGTATTTGGTCCAAAAGCCCGACATAATGCATTGGCAGGGACTATTGCACGATACATTGGCAGGACAAACCTAGTTGTAGCAATATTTATAGTATTTTCTGCTGTTGCCTTGAGACTCGGTGGTTTTTAA